Proteins from a single region of Choloepus didactylus isolate mChoDid1 chromosome 10, mChoDid1.pri, whole genome shotgun sequence:
- the TRIM32 gene encoding E3 ubiquitin-protein ligase TRIM32: MATAAASHLNLDALREVLECPICMESFTEEQLRPKLLHCGHTICRQCLEKLLASSINGVRCPFCSKITRITSLTQLTDNLTVLKIIDTAGLSEAVGLLMCRSCGRRLPRQFCRSCGVVLCEPCREADHQPPGHCTLLVKEAAEERRRDFGEKLARLRELMGELQQRKVALEGVSKDLQARYKAVLQEYGHEERRVQEELARSRKFFTGSLAEVEKSNSQVVEEQSYLLNIAEVQAVSRCDYFLAKMKQADVALLEETADEEEPELTASLPRELTLQDVELLKVGHVGPLQIGQAVKKPRTVSMEDSWAMEAAASAASTSVTFKEMDLSPEEVVASPRTSPAKQRGPETATNIQQCLFLKKMGAKGSTPGMFNLPVSLYVTSQGEVLVADRGNYRIQVFTRKGFLKELRRSPSGIDSFVLSFLGADLPNLTPLSVAMNCQGLIGVTDSYDNSLKVYTLDGHCVACHRCQLSKPWGITALPSGQFVVTDVEGGKLWCFTVDRGAGVVKYSCLCSAVRPKFVTCDAEGTVYFTQGLGLNLENRQNEHHLEGGFSIGSVGPDGQLGRQISHFFSENEDFRCIAGMCVDARGDLIVADSSRKEILHFPKGGGYSVLIREGLTCPVGIALTPKGQLLVLDCWDHCIKIYSYHLRRYSTP, from the coding sequence ATGGCTACAGCAGCAGCTTCTCACCTGAACCTGGATGCCCTCCGGGAAGTGCTGGAATGCCCCATCTGCATGGAGTCCTTCACAGAGGAGCAGTTGCGGCCTAAGCTCTTGCACTGTGGCCATACCATCTGCCGCCAGTGCCTGGAGAAGCTACTGGCCAGCAGCATCAATGGTGTCCGCTGTCCCTTTTGCAGCAAGATCACCCGCATAACTAGCCTGACCCAGCTGACGGACAACCTGACAGTGCTGAAGATCATTGACACAGCTGGGCTCAGTGAGGCTGTGGGACTGCTCATGTGCCGGTCCTGTGGGCGGCGGCTGCCTCGGCAATTCTGCCGGAGCTGTGGTGTGGTGTTATGTGAGCCTTGCCGAGAGGCAGACCACCAGCCTCCTGGCCACTGCACGCTCCTGGTCAAGGAGGCAGCTGAGGAGCGGCGTCGGGACTTTGGAGAAAAGTTAGCCCGTCTGCGGGAGCTTATGGGAGAGCTGCAGCAGCGGAAGGTAGCCTTGGAAGGTGTCTCCAAGGACCTTCAGGCAAGGTATAAAGCAGTTCTCCAGGAGTATGGGCACGAGGAACGCAGGGTCCAGGAAGAGCTCGCTCGCTCTCGGAAGTTCTTCACAGGCTCTTTAGCTGAAGTCGAGAAGTCCAATAGTCAAGTGGTAGAAGAACAGAGTTACCTGCTTAACATTGCAGAGGTGCAAGCTGTTTCTCGCTGCGATTACTTCCTGGCCAAGATGAAGCAAGCAGATGTAGCACTACTGGAGGAAACGGCTGATGAGGAAGAGCCAGAGCTCACTGCCAGCCTGCCCCGGGAACTTACATTGCAGGATGTGGAGCTTCTCAAGGTGGGCCATGTCGGCCCCCTCCAAATTGGTCAAGCTGTTAAGAAGCCCCGGACAGTCAGCATGGAAGATTCTTGGGCCATGGAGGCTGCAGCCTCTGCTGCCTCCACCTCTGTTACATTTAAAGAGATGGACCTGAGCCCTGAGGAAGTGGTTGCCAGCCCTAGGACCTCACCTGCTAAGCAGCGGGGTCCTGAGACTGCCACCAATATCCAGCAGTGCCTCTTTCTCAAGAAGATGGGGGCCAAAGGCAGCACTCCAGGCATGTTCAACCTTCCAGTCAGCCTCTATGTGACCAGTCAAGGGGAGGTGCTGGTCGCTGACCGTGGCAACTACCGTATACAGGTTTTTACCCGCAAAGGCTTCTTGAAGGAGCTCCGTCGCAGCCCCAGCGGCATTGATAGCTTTGTCTTGAGCTTCCTTGGGGCTGATTTGCCCAATCTCACTCCTCTCTCAGTGGCCATGAACTGCCAAGGGCTGATTGGTGTGACTGACAGCTATGACAACTCCCTTAAGGTATACACATTGGATGGCCACTGTGTTGCCTGTCACCGGTGTCAGCTGAGCAAACCATGGGGCATCACAGCCCTGCCATCTGGCCAGTTTGTGGTAACTGATGTGGAAGGTGGAAAGCTCTGGTGTTTCACTGTCGACCGAGGAGCAGGAGTGGTCAAATACAGCTGCCTCTGCAGTGCTGTGCGGCCCAAGTTTGTCACCTGTGATGCTGAGGGCACTGTCTACTTCACCCAGGGCTTGGGCCTCAATCTGGAGAATCGACAGAATGAGCACCACCTGGAAGGTGGCTTCTCCATTGGCTCTGTGGGCCCTGATGGGCAGCTGGGTCGCCAGATTAGCCACTTCTTCTCAGAGAACGAGGATTTCCGCTGCATTGCTGGCATGTGTGTGGATGCCCGTGGTGACCTCATCGTGGCTGATAGTAGTCGAAAGGAAATTCTCCACTTTCCTAAGGGTGGAGGCTATAGTGTCCTCATTCGAGAGGGACTCACCTGTCCAGTGGGCATTGCCCTCACTCCTAAGGGGCAGCTGCTGGTTTTGGACTGTTGGGATCATTGCATCAAGATTTACAGCTACCATCTAAGAAGATATTCCACCCCTTAG